Proteins from one Peromyscus eremicus chromosome 8a, PerEre_H2_v1, whole genome shotgun sequence genomic window:
- the LOC131916519 gene encoding secreted and transmembrane protein 1A-like, translating into MKTCPSVSIVHAPRMFGVLLLAASLNAQNESWDSPICTEGMLSVPRGSLTVMTCNISNTFTDVSIWLIANGKKMAIFKEEPQGNFHWRGWELHVQGGQAQLVIKDTQDIHTGLYSWKLHGRQKVYRNITLDVSEPSNKDEATDTRLSTSPSDLVKSPQQEARPKTLVGVVVTVILILGLAGISALICYRHHRS; encoded by the exons ATGAAGACCTGCCCCTCGGTGTCCATTGTCCACGCTCCCAGGATGTTCGGCGTACTGCTCCTTGCTGCTTCCCTGAACGCTCAGAATGAAA GCTGGGACAGTCCTATCTGCACCGAGGGCATGTTGTCTGTGCCTAGAGGCAGTCTTACAGTGATGACCTGCAACATCTCTAATACCTTCACTGATGTCTCCATCTGGCTGATTGCCAATGGAAAGAAGATGGCCATCTTCAAGGAGGAGCCCCAAGGAAACTTCCATTGGCGTGGGTGGGAGCTCCACGTTCAAGGGGGCCAGGCACAGCTTGTGATCAAAGACACCCAAGACATCCACACAGGGCTGTACTCGTGGAAGCTGCATGGACGCCAGAAAGTTTACAGAAACATCACCCTGGATGTTTCAG AACCTTCAAACAAGGATGAGGCCACAGACACGAGGCTATCCACATCCCCCTCAG ATCTGGTCAAGAGCCCTCAGCAAGAGGCCAGGCCCAAGACCCTGGTGGGAGTCGTGGTCACTGTCATCTTGATCTTGGGACTCGCAGGAATCAGCGCACTAATCTGCTACAGGCACCACCGTTCCTAG